The Lutibacter profundi genome includes a region encoding these proteins:
- a CDS encoding acyl transferase: MKINKFFNISNANDFKQISLEIFKFQAENNLVYKAFINYLHVDIRDVKSIKQIPFLPIQFFKSHKVISSKEKIQQLFLSSGTTGNSQSKHFVTDLTIYEKSFEKGFEYFYGSLKNYTILALLPSYLEREGSSLIYMVNNFIKKSKKPRSGFYLNNLDELHKNLLELDKNNEKTILIGVSFALLDLVEKYKFQLKNTIIMETGGMKGRRKELIREELHQILCEGFGVKKIHSEYGMTELLSQAYSKGNGIFKCPPWMKILIRDTEDALTLLPTGKSGGINVIDLANVNSCSFITTQDLGKIHPNNTFEVLGRFDNSDIRGCNLMVM; the protein is encoded by the coding sequence ATGAAAATAAATAAGTTTTTTAACATTTCTAATGCCAACGATTTTAAGCAGATTTCACTTGAAATATTTAAATTTCAAGCTGAAAATAATTTAGTTTATAAAGCGTTTATAAATTATTTACATGTTGATATAAGAGATGTTAAAAGTATAAAGCAAATCCCTTTTTTACCCATCCAGTTTTTTAAATCTCATAAAGTTATTTCTTCAAAAGAGAAAATTCAACAACTATTTTTAAGTAGTGGGACAACTGGAAATAGCCAAAGTAAACATTTTGTTACGGATTTAACTATTTATGAAAAAAGTTTTGAAAAAGGATTTGAATATTTTTATGGGTCATTAAAAAATTACACAATTTTAGCTTTGTTGCCATCCTATCTTGAACGAGAAGGATCTTCATTAATTTATATGGTGAATAATTTTATTAAAAAATCTAAAAAACCTAGAAGTGGATTTTATCTAAATAACCTTGATGAACTACATAAAAATTTATTAGAATTAGATAAAAATAATGAAAAAACAATATTAATAGGAGTTTCTTTTGCGTTGTTAGACTTGGTTGAAAAATATAAATTTCAACTAAAAAACACCATTATTATGGAAACAGGAGGTATGAAAGGCAGAAGAAAAGAATTAATTAGAGAAGAATTACATCAAATTTTGTGTGAGGGTTTTGGAGTAAAAAAAATTCATTCAGAGTATGGAATGACTGAACTGCTAAGCCAAGCGTATTCTAAAGGGAATGGAATTTTTAAATGCCCTCCTTGGATGAAAATTTTAATTCGTGATACCGAAGATGCGCTTACATTATTACCTACAGGAAAATCAGGAGGTATTAATGTAATTGATTTGGCAAATGTAAATTCATGTTCTTTTATTACTACCCAAGATTTGGGAAAAATTCACCCAAATAATACTTTTGAAGTATTAGGAAGGTTTGACAACTCAGATATTAGAGGTTGTAATTTAATGGTAATGTAA
- a CDS encoding RNA polymerase sigma factor — protein sequence MGLNKLIKQCAKNDRKAQEEIYQLFAGKLFSICLKYSKNKQEAQDNFQDGFVTIFNKIGQFKFKGSFEGWLKRIMVNTILLKYRQKNVLNIVVTEEIPDEVIVDVDDEEISLDFLLNLIQELPDRYRMVFNLYVLDGYSHKEISKMLCIAEGTSKSNLARARAILKNKIELHQEEQQSV from the coding sequence TTGGGTTTAAATAAACTCATAAAACAATGTGCTAAGAACGATCGAAAAGCACAAGAAGAAATTTACCAGCTTTTTGCCGGTAAGTTATTTTCAATATGCTTAAAGTACTCTAAAAATAAACAAGAGGCTCAAGATAATTTTCAAGATGGTTTTGTAACTATTTTTAATAAAATTGGGCAGTTTAAATTTAAAGGATCTTTTGAAGGTTGGTTAAAGCGAATTATGGTTAACACTATTCTGTTAAAATATAGACAAAAAAACGTGTTAAACATTGTTGTTACAGAGGAGATACCTGACGAAGTAATTGTTGATGTTGATGATGAGGAAATTTCTTTAGATTTTTTGCTAAATCTAATACAGGAATTGCCTGATAGATACAGAATGGTTTTCAACCTATATGTATTGGATGGTTATTCACACAAAGAAATTTCTAAAATGTTGTGTATTGCTGAGGGTACGTCCAAATCAAATTTAGCCCGAGCAAGAGCCATTTTAAAGAACAAAATTGAATTACATCAAGAAGAGCAACAATCTGTTTAA
- a CDS encoding outer membrane beta-barrel protein: MKDYKNIDRIFQENLKDFEVFPPNNSWNAIEKQLAPTSKKRHIPIWFKVSSVAALLVLFFSIGTIFLLPTNNFTKNLIFNSDKQKEKLNTKDTLNSKNTVIKSNTINEKESVKSIFDFENEKNILSLENVDSKKTDENVEKNGITNKHLNRYYSLTDGKNLPLKNNINKKVLGKDFLKGRLSVATIFAPIYINSFGSGSGIDSQFKENTTSGNSSYSYGVKFAYKLNNKFSIQSGVNLINLGYTTNDVFITPGVAVISLSNLSSNPISSKSSNISSKEITNTGNINQIFGYVEIPVEIKYNVTNGKLGVNLVGGFSTLLLNKDEVFIETSNFSQSLGSSNNLRSVNFSGNIGLDVDYSIHKNLYINISPMFKVQTNTFSKNAGSIQPYYLGVYTGLNYKF, encoded by the coding sequence GTGAAAGATTATAAAAATATTGATAGAATATTCCAAGAGAATTTAAAAGACTTTGAGGTTTTTCCTCCAAACAATTCTTGGAACGCCATTGAAAAACAATTAGCTCCAACTTCTAAAAAACGCCACATACCTATTTGGTTTAAAGTTTCTAGTGTTGCAGCATTACTTGTTTTATTTTTTAGCATTGGTACCATTTTTTTATTACCCACAAATAACTTCACTAAAAATTTAATTTTTAATAGTGATAAACAAAAAGAAAAATTAAATACTAAAGATACTTTAAATAGTAAAAATACTGTTATAAAATCTAATACCATAAACGAAAAAGAATCAGTAAAAAGTATTTTCGATTTTGAGAATGAGAAAAACATTTTAAGTTTAGAGAATGTTGATTCAAAAAAAACTGATGAGAATGTTGAAAAAAATGGGATTACAAACAAACATTTAAATAGGTATTATTCTTTAACTGATGGTAAAAATTTACCACTAAAAAACAATATCAATAAAAAAGTTTTAGGTAAAGATTTTTTAAAAGGTAGATTGTCTGTAGCAACAATATTTGCTCCAATTTATATCAATTCATTTGGTAGTGGGTCTGGAATTGATTCTCAATTTAAAGAAAATACAACTTCTGGAAATTCATCCTATTCGTATGGTGTTAAATTTGCCTACAAACTTAACAACAAGTTTAGTATACAATCTGGTGTTAACCTTATTAATTTAGGATATACAACTAATGATGTATTTATAACACCTGGGGTAGCTGTTATCAGTTTATCCAATCTATCAAGTAACCCTATTTCAAGTAAAAGCAGCAATATCTCCTCAAAAGAAATTACCAATACAGGAAACATAAATCAAATTTTTGGTTATGTTGAAATTCCTGTAGAAATAAAATACAATGTTACCAATGGCAAATTAGGTGTTAATTTAGTTGGTGGTTTTAGTACACTTCTTTTAAATAAAGATGAAGTTTTTATTGAAACAAGCAATTTTTCACAAAGTTTAGGTTCTTCGAACAATTTAAGATCTGTAAACTTTAGTGGTAATATTGGATTAGATGTAGATTATTCAATCCATAAAAATCTATATATCAATATATCACCCATGTTTAAAGTTCAAACAAACACATTTTCTAAAAACGCTGGTAGTATTCAACCTTATTACCTAGGAGTTTATACAGGATTAAATTATAAGTTTTAG
- a CDS encoding aldehyde dehydrogenase family protein, with protein sequence METTIEKTIQKTLTKLGVQNLNQGTSTGSNFFGNGEIIESFSPVDGNLIAKVTTTSKDDFETVIETAQDAFKTWRLKPAPQRGEIVRQFGLKLRELKQPLGELVSYEMGKSLQEGLGEVQEMIDICDFAVGLSRQLQGSTLHSERPGHRMYDQYHPLGIVGIISAFNFPVAVWAWNTALAWIAGDVCIWKASEKAPLCSIACQNIIADVLKENNLPEGISCIVNGDYKVGEYMTTDKRVALISATGSIRMGKIVAKTVAERLGRSLLELGGNNAIIVTPDADIKMTIIGAVFGAVGTAGQRCTSTRRLIIHESIYDTVKNSLIDAYKQLSIGNPLDEKNHVGPLIDKAAVEMYKNALQQVVEEGGNLVVEGGVLSGEGYESGCYVKPAIAEAENHFEIVQNETFAPVLYLLKYSGDVENAIEIQNGVVQGLSSAIMTNNLREAEKFLSQAGSDCGIANVNIGTSGAEIGGAFGGEKETGGGRESGSDAWKVYMRRQTNTINYTTELPLAQGIKFDL encoded by the coding sequence ATGGAAACAACTATAGAAAAAACAATTCAAAAAACGCTTACTAAATTAGGAGTTCAAAACTTAAATCAAGGAACATCAACCGGTTCTAATTTCTTTGGAAACGGTGAAATTATTGAGTCTTTCTCACCAGTAGATGGAAATTTAATAGCAAAAGTAACTACAACAAGCAAAGATGATTTTGAAACTGTTATTGAGACAGCTCAAGACGCTTTTAAAACTTGGAGATTAAAGCCTGCGCCTCAACGTGGTGAAATAGTTCGCCAATTTGGTTTAAAGTTGCGTGAATTAAAACAACCTTTAGGCGAATTAGTGTCTTATGAAATGGGAAAATCATTACAAGAAGGTTTAGGAGAGGTCCAAGAAATGATAGATATTTGTGACTTTGCCGTTGGGTTATCACGTCAATTACAGGGTTCTACCTTACATTCTGAACGCCCTGGGCATAGAATGTACGATCAATACCACCCTCTGGGAATTGTAGGGATTATTTCAGCATTCAACTTTCCTGTTGCTGTTTGGGCTTGGAATACTGCTTTGGCTTGGATTGCAGGTGATGTTTGTATTTGGAAAGCTTCTGAAAAAGCTCCTTTGTGTAGCATTGCTTGCCAAAATATTATTGCTGATGTATTGAAAGAAAACAATTTACCAGAAGGTATTTCTTGCATTGTAAACGGAGATTATAAAGTAGGGGAATATATGACTACTGATAAACGTGTTGCTCTAATTTCAGCAACTGGTTCTATTAGAATGGGAAAAATAGTTGCCAAAACAGTTGCTGAACGTTTAGGACGATCTTTATTAGAATTAGGAGGAAACAATGCTATTATTGTAACTCCAGATGCAGATATTAAAATGACAATTATTGGAGCTGTTTTTGGAGCTGTAGGAACTGCTGGGCAACGCTGTACTTCAACACGTAGACTAATTATACATGAATCTATATATGATACAGTAAAAAATTCATTGATTGATGCTTACAAACAATTAAGTATAGGAAATCCTTTAGATGAAAAAAACCACGTGGGGCCATTAATTGATAAAGCTGCTGTTGAAATGTATAAAAACGCATTACAACAAGTTGTTGAGGAAGGTGGAAATTTAGTGGTTGAAGGTGGTGTATTAAGTGGTGAAGGTTATGAAAGTGGTTGCTATGTTAAACCTGCAATTGCAGAAGCTGAAAACCACTTTGAAATAGTTCAAAATGAAACTTTTGCCCCCGTTTTATATTTATTAAAATATTCAGGTGATGTTGAAAATGCTATTGAAATTCAAAATGGGGTTGTTCAAGGACTTTCTTCTGCAATTATGACCAACAATTTACGTGAAGCTGAAAAATTCTTATCTCAAGCAGGTTCAGATTGTGGTATTGCGAATGTTAATATTGGAACTTCTGGAGCTGAAATTGGTGGTGCTTTTGGTGGTGAAAAAGAAACTGGAGGAGGAAGAGAATCTGGTTCTGATGCTTGGAAAGTTTATATGAGAAGACAAACAAATACTATAAACTATACTACGGAATTACCTTTAGCACAAGGTATTAAATTTGACCTGTAG
- a CDS encoding ATP-binding protein, giving the protein MINKRLLIKNLLAHNDENSFYDKKQKISLDTNEGKAKFLKHVCALSNSNPKNNSYIVIGVEDQTNKIEGVDFFDDSKIQNLINSYFENPPQIQYENIPFPRLPRHKVIGLVTIHPNNKVTYLKKSIWKYVKGRIFFRRGSNSMSTLGKFELKNTNQAIVEAIEINASNNIELTLDGVFDFFKRHKKIFHPTYKVFNEQFVLCWAGEKKKVGDKTFYSRVDIELINERVRLFYSALDEVKIEYNHRSFIITEYVYLRIKDDFDFYPFEKTVIHFKDNGKHDIVSELIFQPPKFNKTVLHHIFNNCNAILMKLKNKTPLTQRELIDLQELPTNYMICVLNNIKGAKLKLEEAREILRNLEDKSTYIKYKEAVRVLRKVKNK; this is encoded by the coding sequence ATGATTAACAAGCGGTTATTAATTAAAAATTTATTAGCTCATAATGATGAGAATAGCTTTTATGATAAAAAGCAAAAAATATCGTTAGACACAAATGAAGGAAAAGCTAAATTTTTAAAACATGTTTGTGCATTATCAAATTCAAATCCTAAAAATAATTCATACATAGTTATAGGCGTTGAAGATCAAACTAATAAGATTGAAGGAGTTGATTTTTTTGATGACAGCAAAATTCAAAACCTTATTAATTCCTATTTTGAAAATCCGCCACAAATTCAATATGAAAATATTCCTTTTCCAAGGCTACCTAGGCATAAAGTAATTGGCTTAGTAACAATTCATCCTAATAATAAAGTTACGTATTTAAAGAAGTCTATTTGGAAGTATGTTAAAGGAAGAATTTTTTTTAGAAGAGGTAGCAATTCTATGTCAACTTTAGGAAAGTTTGAACTAAAAAACACAAATCAGGCTATTGTTGAAGCTATTGAAATTAATGCGAGTAACAATATTGAATTAACACTAGATGGTGTTTTCGATTTTTTTAAACGACACAAAAAAATATTTCATCCAACATATAAAGTTTTTAATGAACAATTTGTGTTATGTTGGGCGGGAGAAAAAAAGAAAGTAGGAGATAAAACATTCTATTCTCGTGTAGATATAGAGTTAATTAATGAACGAGTACGACTTTTTTATTCGGCTTTAGATGAAGTTAAAATTGAATACAACCATAGATCATTTATTATTACTGAATACGTTTATTTAAGAATTAAAGATGATTTTGATTTTTATCCATTTGAGAAAACAGTAATCCATTTTAAAGATAACGGTAAACATGATATTGTTAGTGAACTGATATTTCAGCCTCCTAAATTTAACAAAACAGTTTTACATCATATATTTAATAATTGCAATGCAATTTTAATGAAGTTAAAAAATAAAACACCACTTACTCAACGTGAATTAATTGATTTACAAGAATTACCAACCAATTATATGATTTGTGTTTTGAATAACATTAAAGGAGCAAAACTTAAGTTAGAAGAGGCTCGAGAAATTTTGAGAAATTTAGAAGATAAATCTACTTATATTAAGTATAAAGAAGCCGTTAGAGTTTTAAGAAAAGTAAAAAATAAATAA
- a CDS encoding SDR family NAD(P)-dependent oxidoreductase: MNNKTAFITGATSGIGKATAQLFAKNNIRLILCGRRKERLVELKEELDKLTDVITLQFDVSKRGEVFKAIESLPNEFQEIDILINNAGNAHGLSTIQEGDIDDWDAMIDINVKGLLYVSRAILPKMIEKNNGFVVNIGSIAGKEVYPNGNVYCASKYAVNALNKSMRIDLNNYNIRVSAIHPGAVETEFSEVRFKGDKERAKNVYKGFKALEAKDVADIIYFVITRPYHVNIEDLIVYPTAQASATILNKE; the protein is encoded by the coding sequence ATGAATAATAAAACAGCATTTATTACAGGAGCAACTTCTGGAATTGGAAAAGCAACAGCTCAGCTTTTCGCCAAGAATAATATAAGGTTAATATTATGTGGAAGGCGTAAAGAACGGTTAGTTGAATTAAAAGAAGAATTAGATAAATTAACAGATGTAATTACGTTACAATTTGATGTTAGTAAAAGAGGTGAAGTTTTTAAAGCTATAGAATCACTTCCAAATGAATTTCAAGAGATAGATATTTTAATAAATAATGCAGGGAATGCGCATGGACTAAGCACTATTCAAGAAGGAGATATAGATGATTGGGATGCAATGATAGATATAAATGTTAAAGGGTTGTTGTATGTTTCACGGGCGATACTTCCAAAAATGATTGAGAAAAATAATGGTTTTGTAGTTAACATTGGATCTATTGCCGGAAAAGAAGTTTATCCAAATGGAAATGTTTATTGTGCTTCAAAGTATGCGGTTAATGCTTTAAACAAGTCAATGCGAATAGATTTAAACAACTATAATATTAGAGTATCGGCTATACACCCTGGCGCTGTTGAAACTGAGTTTTCTGAAGTTCGTTTTAAAGGGGATAAAGAAAGAGCTAAAAATGTATACAAAGGGTTTAAGGCATTGGAAGCTAAAGATGTAGCCGATATCATTTATTTTGTAATAACAAGGCCATACCACGTTAATATAGAAGATTTAATAGTATATCCTACAGCACAGGCAAGTGCAACTATTTTAAATAAGGAATAA
- the atpG gene encoding ATP synthase F1 subunit gamma — MANLKEIRNRITSIGSTMQITSAMKMVSAAKLKKAQDAITKMRPYANKLTELLQSLSATLDSEVGGVYSEQKEVSKVLLVVITSNRGLCGGFNSNIIKATIQNIEDNYKGKQVDLLTIGKKGDAILAKNYTVVEKHNEIYEELTFDKVAVIAERVMDLFASGEYDKVELIYNRFKNAATQIETIEQFLPIEPVKEAIKVNTDYIFEPSKAKIVLELIPKSLKTQLYKAIRDSFASEHGARMTAMHKATDNATELRDDLLLKYNKARQAAITNEILEIVGGAEALNN, encoded by the coding sequence ATGGCAAACTTAAAAGAAATACGTAATAGAATTACATCCATTGGTTCAACAATGCAAATTACTAGTGCCATGAAAATGGTATCAGCAGCAAAGTTGAAAAAAGCACAAGATGCAATTACTAAAATGCGACCGTATGCTAATAAGTTAACAGAACTTTTGCAAAGTTTAAGTGCAACATTAGATAGTGAAGTAGGAGGAGTTTATTCTGAGCAAAAAGAAGTTTCAAAAGTATTATTAGTTGTAATTACTTCAAATAGAGGCTTGTGTGGCGGCTTTAATTCAAATATAATTAAGGCAACTATCCAAAATATTGAAGATAATTATAAAGGGAAACAAGTTGATCTTTTAACTATTGGTAAAAAAGGAGATGCTATTTTAGCGAAAAATTATACTGTTGTTGAAAAGCATAATGAAATTTATGAAGAATTAACTTTTGATAAAGTTGCAGTTATTGCAGAAAGAGTAATGGATTTATTTGCTTCAGGTGAATATGATAAGGTTGAATTGATATACAATAGATTTAAAAATGCAGCAACTCAAATTGAAACTATTGAACAGTTTTTACCAATTGAACCAGTAAAAGAAGCTATAAAGGTAAATACAGATTATATTTTTGAACCATCTAAAGCAAAAATTGTATTAGAATTAATACCAAAATCATTAAAAACACAATTATACAAAGCAATTAGAGATTCTTTTGCTTCTGAACATGGTGCACGTATGACTGCGATGCATAAAGCTACAGATAATGCAACAGAATTAAGAGACGATCTACTATTAAAATACAATAAAGCACGTCAGGCAGCAATCACCAATGAAATTCTTGAAATTGTTGGTGGAGCAGAGGCGTTAAACAATTAG
- the atpA gene encoding F0F1 ATP synthase subunit alpha, with amino-acid sequence MASIKPAEVSAILKQQLAGFEGSASLDEVGTVLEVGDGIARVYGLANVQYGELVEFEDGLEGIVLNLEEDNVGVVLLGHSKVIKEGAVVKRTKKIASLQVGEGIVGRVVNTLGLPIDGKGPIQGETFEMPLERKAPGVIFREPVTEPLQTGVKAIDAMIPVGRGQRELIIGDRQTGKSTVAIDTIINQKEFYDAGVPVYCIYVAIGQKASTVAAIASLLEEKGAMAYTTIVAANASDSASMQVYAPMGGAAIGEYFRDTGRPALIVYDDLSKQAVAYREISLLLRRPPGREAYPGDVFYLHSRLLERSARVIKDDTIATQMNDVPNSIKGMIKGGGSLTALPIIETQAGDVSAYIPTNVISITDGQIFLESDLFNSGVRPAINVGISVSRVGGNAQIKSMKKVAGTLKLDQAQYRELEAFAKFGSDLDAATMSVIEKGKRNVEILKQNQADPFKVEDQIAIIYAGSKNLLRNVPVDKIKEFEKDYLAYLNAKHRDTLDILKAGKLTDEVIDTLTNAAKEISAKYA; translated from the coding sequence ATGGCATCAATAAAACCAGCTGAAGTATCAGCGATTTTAAAACAACAATTAGCAGGATTTGAAGGTTCAGCCTCTTTAGATGAAGTAGGAACCGTACTAGAAGTGGGTGATGGAATAGCTCGTGTATATGGTTTGGCAAATGTTCAATACGGAGAACTAGTTGAGTTTGAAGACGGATTGGAAGGTATTGTATTAAACTTAGAAGAAGATAATGTAGGTGTTGTTTTATTAGGACACTCTAAGGTAATTAAAGAAGGAGCTGTTGTAAAACGCACAAAAAAAATTGCGTCTTTACAAGTTGGTGAAGGTATCGTTGGGCGTGTAGTTAATACATTAGGGCTTCCAATTGATGGAAAAGGCCCAATACAGGGAGAAACCTTTGAAATGCCATTAGAGCGTAAAGCACCAGGTGTTATATTTAGAGAGCCTGTAACAGAACCACTACAAACAGGAGTAAAAGCTATTGATGCTATGATTCCTGTTGGAAGAGGACAGCGTGAACTTATTATTGGTGACCGTCAAACAGGTAAATCAACTGTTGCAATTGACACCATTATCAATCAAAAAGAATTTTACGATGCTGGTGTACCAGTATATTGTATCTATGTTGCAATTGGTCAAAAAGCCTCTACCGTTGCTGCAATTGCTAGTTTATTAGAAGAAAAAGGAGCAATGGCTTATACAACTATTGTTGCTGCCAACGCATCAGACTCTGCATCAATGCAAGTTTATGCTCCAATGGGAGGTGCTGCTATTGGAGAATATTTTAGAGACACAGGTCGCCCTGCTTTAATTGTTTATGATGATTTATCTAAACAAGCAGTTGCATATCGTGAAATTTCATTATTGTTACGTCGTCCACCAGGGCGTGAAGCATATCCAGGTGATGTATTTTATTTACATTCTCGTTTGCTAGAGCGTTCAGCAAGAGTAATTAAAGATGATACTATTGCTACTCAAATGAATGACGTTCCAAATTCAATAAAAGGAATGATAAAAGGAGGAGGTTCTTTAACCGCTTTACCAATTATTGAAACTCAAGCAGGAGATGTATCAGCTTACATACCAACAAATGTAATTTCTATTACTGATGGTCAAATTTTCTTAGAGTCAGATTTATTTAACTCAGGTGTGCGCCCAGCAATTAACGTTGGTATTTCAGTATCTCGTGTTGGAGGAAATGCTCAAATTAAATCTATGAAAAAAGTAGCAGGTACTTTAAAATTAGATCAAGCTCAATATCGTGAGTTAGAAGCATTTGCTAAATTTGGATCAGATTTAGATGCTGCAACTATGAGCGTAATTGAAAAAGGAAAGCGTAATGTTGAGATTTTAAAACAAAACCAAGCAGATCCTTTTAAAGTTGAAGATCAAATTGCAATTATTTATGCAGGGTCAAAAAACCTATTAAGAAATGTTCCTGTTGATAAAATAAAAGAATTTGAAAAAGATTATTTAGCGTATTTAAATGCAAAACATAGAGATACTTTAGATATTTTAAAGGCAGGAAAATTAACTGATGAGGTTATAGACACATTAACTAATGCAGCTAAAGAAATTTCAGCAAAATACGCTTAA
- the atpH gene encoding ATP synthase F1 subunit delta has protein sequence MSGSRAAVRYAKAILSFALEQHKETEVNKDMLLIANTIDESKELQLFLNNPIIKSELKKKALNKVFSTKITSLTSSLINLLIDNKRLSIIEGVAKKYTILFDSLKGIEVAKVTTAISLTDDLNKQVLNKVKEITGKQATIENIVNPDIIGGFILRIGDIQYDASIANKLQILKRQFEDESLSLKL, from the coding sequence ATGAGTGGATCTAGAGCAGCAGTACGATATGCAAAGGCAATATTAAGTTTTGCACTTGAACAACATAAAGAAACTGAAGTAAATAAAGATATGTTGTTAATTGCTAACACAATTGATGAAAGTAAAGAGTTACAATTGTTTCTGAACAATCCAATTATTAAATCTGAATTAAAGAAAAAGGCATTAAATAAAGTTTTTTCAACAAAAATTACAAGTTTAACATCAAGCCTTATCAATCTTTTAATAGATAATAAACGCCTTTCAATAATAGAAGGTGTAGCAAAAAAATACACCATTCTTTTTGATAGCTTAAAAGGAATAGAAGTAGCTAAAGTTACAACCGCAATTTCTTTGACGGATGATTTAAACAAACAGGTTTTAAATAAAGTAAAAGAAATTACAGGAAAACAAGCAACAATTGAAAACATAGTAAATCCAGATATTATTGGTGGGTTTATTTTACGTATTGGAGATATACAATATGATGCAAGTATTGCAAATAAATTACAAATATTAAAAAGACAATTTGAAGACGAAAGTTTAAGTTTAAAATTGTAG
- a CDS encoding F0F1 ATP synthase subunit B gives MDKLINDFSYGLFFWQSLLFIVLLLLLKKFAWKPILNAINEREEGIKNALEEAENARKEMQNLTADNERILKEARIERDTLLKEAREMKENIISEAKGAAQIQATKVIEQAQATIQAEKQAAITDLKNQVAELSLGIAEKVVREELSDKNKQIKLVEDMLKEVTIS, from the coding sequence ATGGACAAATTAATAAACGACTTTTCTTACGGATTGTTTTTTTGGCAATCACTACTATTTATAGTTTTATTACTATTACTTAAGAAATTTGCTTGGAAACCAATTTTAAATGCAATAAATGAGCGTGAAGAAGGTATTAAAAATGCATTAGAAGAAGCTGAAAATGCTCGTAAAGAAATGCAAAATCTAACAGCCGATAATGAACGTATTTTAAAAGAAGCCCGTATTGAACGTGATACACTTTTAAAAGAGGCAAGAGAGATGAAGGAAAATATTATTTCTGAAGCTAAAGGAGCTGCTCAAATACAAGCAACTAAAGTAATAGAACAAGCTCAAGCAACAATACAAGCAGAGAAACAAGCAGCAATTACAGATTTAAAAAATCAGGTAGCAGAATTATCTTTAGGAATTGCTGAAAAAGTAGTAAGAGAAGAATTATCTGATAAAAACAAGCAAATTAAACTTGTTGAAGATATGTTAAAAGAAGTAACTATTAGTTAA
- the atpE gene encoding ATP synthase F0 subunit C produces the protein MEIPVMVGAGLIVIGAGIGIGKIGGSAMDAIARQPEAFGKIQTAMLIAAALVEGLAFAALFAV, from the coding sequence ATGGAAATTCCAGTAATGGTAGGAGCAGGTTTAATAGTAATTGGAGCAGGTATAGGTATCGGTAAAATCGGTGGTTCTGCTATGGACGCAATTGCTCGTCAACCTGAAGCATTTGGAAAAATTCAAACAGCAATGTTGATTGCAGCAGCCCTTGTTGAAGGTTTAGCTTTTGCAGCATTATTTGCAGTTTAA